One region of Gymnogyps californianus isolate 813 chromosome 28, ASM1813914v2, whole genome shotgun sequence genomic DNA includes:
- the EPOP gene encoding LOW QUALITY PROTEIN: elongin BC and Polycomb repressive complex 2-associated protein (The sequence of the model RefSeq protein was modified relative to this genomic sequence to represent the inferred CDS: inserted 1 base in 1 codon; deleted 2 bases in 1 codon) — MFLTCEGTFGIVPATMDYNGEARPGDFHAGYQEIEGINLGYLQINGTQMFALAQVLSDLFKDIPRTTISKKMETLKIKSRRCDLKELRTLKAINSVPTRAVKCSLISKADLEALCTSCKSLSPRRRKRKRKSKRREQLLLPDPGELFPCPRPQLLPPCRAGGCCAPGAPGHPKLPPAFPKPRSAPAALLPQPFHRAFPAFEKPPRGRRGCGLAPGGGLFAGVLAGYPRDLALLHPAAAHPARGPCCAKGLFPAEKGPAAPRKGRSSVFPGSKRQGTSAGYSSDSDSSLDFGGSSPATSSDSSEEEEEEEEEEEEEEGDTSCSSEEGSSSESESSSLCSGDSVQSTRYRQAALPRFQPQPPREPLGEERPAEPPPSVGKALRPDPNLLFLSQQLWARTLRASTLESLSPAPALSSGAQPLPELYAKQEASPSSSSSFSSSSSSSSSSPPPSPSSTPGGDPQQKEGGFGDAEPCAKGKDLHKDASNNRASLGPSDQAERQSGALAGRAPSQEPAPGSAPQPPAQELAGSLGPAPPGETGEPRREHFDRLIRQSKLWCYAKGFNLDGKSLRHGGRTEPCKAAELKSPGSKRAESPSTLSNKALKGNGSERNAKRRRLARGAEAERQQSSSKGRPQKTQRRNAKKGNTHCKRLGSAGPTPPRNSFSLMGNFPCIPSLVVGEDGDLCPASSLGVKNSWALSKTHPLWSWHXGGNAIPVPPSLKFRGYSLEDL; from the exons ATGTTCCTGACCTGCGAAGGGACCTTCGGAATTGTTCCAGCCACCATGGATTACAATGGGGAAGCCAGGCCGGGGGATTTTCATGCTGGCTATCAAGAAATCGAAGGGATAAACTTGGGATACTTACAGATCAATGGCACCCAGATGTTTGCTTTGGCCCAGGTCCTCAGCGACCTGTTTAAGGATATCCCCAGGACCACCATCAGCAAGAAGATGGAAACCTTAAAGATCAAGAGCCGACGCTGCGATCTCAAAGAGCTCCGGACCCTCAAAGCCATCAACTCGGTGCCCACCCGCGCGGTGAAATGCTCCCTCATCTCCAAGGCGGACCTGGAGGCTCTCTGCACCTCCTGCAAGAGCCTCAGCCCccggaggaggaagaggaaaaggaagagcaagaggagggagcagctgctgctgccggaCCCGGGGGagctcttcccctgcccccgGCCCCAGCTGCTGCCGCCCTGCAGAGCCGGCGGCTGCTGCGCTCCCGGGGCCCCCGGCCACCCCAAGCTGCCCCCCGCCTTCCCCAAGCCGCGCTCGGCGCCGGCCGCGCTGCTACCGCAGCCCTTCCACAGGGCCTTCCCCGCCTTCGAGAAAcccccccggggccggcggggctgcgggctggcg ccggggggggggctttTCGCCGGCGTCTTGGCCGGGTACCCCCGCGACCTGGCGCTGCTGCACCCCGCGGCCGCGCACCCCGCC CGGGGTCCCTGCTGCGCCAAGGGGCTCTTCCCGGCGGAGAAGGGGCCGGCGGCCCCCAGGAAAGGCCGCTCCTCCgtcttccccggctccaagaGGCAGGGCACCTCCGCCGGCTACTCCAGCGACTCGGACTCCAGCCTGGACTTCGGGGGGTCCAGCCCCGCCACCTCCAGCGACTCgtcggaggaggaggaggaggaagaggaggaggaggaggaggaggaaggggacacTTCGTGCAGCAGCGAGGAAGGCAGCTCTTCGGAGTCGGAGAGCAGCTCGCTGTGCAGCGGGGACTCGGTGCAGAGCACCCGGTACAGGCAGGCGGCTCTGCCCCGCTTCCAGCCGCAGCCCCCCCGGGAGCCCCTCGGTGAGGAgcgccccgccgagccccccCCGAGCGTGGGCAAAGCCCTGCGCCCCGACCCcaacctcctcttcctctcgcAGCAGCTCTGGGCCAGGACTTTGAGAGCATCAACTTTGGAAAGTTTGAGCCCGGCTCCAGCCCTGAGCTCGGGGGCCCAGCCGCTGCCGGAGCTGTACGCAAAGCAGGAggcctccccttcctcctcctcctccttctcctcctcctcctcctcctcctcctcctccccccctccctccccgagcAGCACCCCTGGGGGGGATCCGCAACAAAAGGAGGGAGGCTTTGGGGACGCGGAGCCCTGCGCCAAAGGGAAGGATTTGCACAAAGATGCCTCGAACAATAGAGCCTCGTTAGGCCCCAGTGACCAGGCAGAGAGGCAAAGCGGAGCTTTAGCCGGGCGAGCGCCTTCCCAAGAGCCGGCCCCGGGCtcggccccgcagcccccggctcAGGAGCTGGCGGGGAGCCTCGGCCCGGCGCCCCCCGGGGAGACGGGGGAGCCCCGGCGGGAGCACTTTGACCGGCTGATCCGGCAATCCAAGCTGTGGTGTTACGCCAAAGGGTTCAACCTGGACGGGAAAAGTTTGCGCCACGGAGGGAGGACGGAGCCCTGTAAAGCTGCAGAGCTCAAATCCCCCGGCTCCAAAAGAGCAGAGAGCCCCAGCACCTTGTCAAACAAAGCTTTGAAAGGCAATGGCTCGGAAAGGAATGCCAAGCGCAGACGCCTTGCCAGAGGCGCTGAGGCAGAAAGGCAACAGAGCTCCTCTAAAGGGAGGCCACAAAAGACTCAAAGGAGGAATGCCAAAAAGGGAAACACTCACTGCAAACGCCTCGGCAGCGCCGGGCCAACCCCGCCTCGGAATTCCTTCAGCCTCATGGGCAACTTCCCCTGTATTCCCTCCCTGGTCGTGGGGGAAGATGGGGACCTGtgtcctgcctcctccctggggGTCAAAAACTCCTGGGCCCTCTCCAAAACTCACCCGCTGTGGAGCTGGC CTGGGGGCAACGCCATCCCGGTGCCCCCCAGCCTCAAATTCCGGGGCTATAGCTTGGAGGATCTCTAA